TCATAGACGAATCTGAGGTACTTACTCCTGCTGATGAGGCCTGTCATGTCTGGAAGCATGATTTCAAGGTCCCCTTCGTATGCGGCTGCCGCGACCTGGGCGAAGCCCTGCGCCGTATTGCCGAAGGTGCGGCCATGATCCGTACCAAGGGTGAGGCTGGCACGGGGAACATTGTGGAGGCGGTAAGACATATGCGGGCGGTTATGGGTGGTATCCAGAAGCTGGTGAACATGCGTGAAGAGGAACTGATGGCAGAGGCAAAGGCCATAGGGGCTCCCTTTGAACTGGTACTGGAGGTGCATCGGACAGGCAAACTGCCGGTGGTCAATTTTGCCGCCGGTGGTGTAGCTACCCCGGCAGACGCAGCATTGATGATGCAACTGGGGGCCGAAGGAGTCTTCGTCGGTTCTGGTATCTTCAAATCCAGCGACCCGGCAGCAATGGCCAAGGCCGTTGTTAAAGCTACTACCCACTATCGTGATGCCAAGATCATCGCCCAGGTCTCCAGAGGCTTGCGTGGTGCCATGCCAGGGCTGGATATAAAGGGAATTCCCAAGGAGGAGTTGCTGGCAACTCGAGGGTGGTAGGGCGTATTTTATGATTCGCTCCTTTTTCCCTTTGGATGTGTTGGATATTCTCCTTCAAGGCGGAGCACTGGCTAATAGAGCCGGTACCAAAGATAACATAGTCAGAAAAGAAACGGCCTTAGCCAGTCTGCCCAACCTCCTGGGCCAGTGGTTCAATCCCCAATTGAAAACGCGCGTTTGGGTATGCACAGAAGGCTTTAGTCTGCGTGGGGTGGCTTCCGTTAGAGATCGTTCCAGCCCCCAGGCTTGGGAGGTGGATCGGCTTATGCTCCGTGAGGAAGATGTTGACTGCTGTATTTTGCTCCTGGAACATGTAGGTGTCGTCGGAGGAGAACTGGCGGTACAGAGAGTCTTCCTCCGTCTTCCTGCCGCCAGTCCCCTTTTGAATGCTGCCGAGAAGGCTGGTTTCTTGCCCTATGCAACGGAGTGTCTTTATTGGTGTGATAAGAGAGAGACAGAAGGTAAGGTGGCAGTTAATGAGGTCTCTCCCAATTCTATTCCTCGCCGCAAGCAGGCCGGTGATGAGCAGAGACTTTTTGAACTATATGAGAAGTGTGTCCCCATTTCGATCCGCAGGGTTGAAGGGCTGACTTTTGCCCAATGGCAGGCCAATAAGGGCAGGAGACTGGGGCAGGAATGGGTCTTTGAAAGAGGGGGGTTCTTTGCAGGCTGGATTGCAGTTAGGGCCAGCCGCGATATGGGGCAACTGGAGGTAATAGCTGCTTCCCGTGGAGAGATGGAGAACGTAATGGAATATGGCTTAACATGCCTCAGTGGTTGCCGTCATTTATATTGCCTGGCTCCTGCATTTAATCAGGAGCTATCTCGATTACTGGGGCGCCGGGGTTTCAGTCAATTATCAACATATTCTGCTCTGACAAAGGAACTGGTGGTCAAGGT
The window above is part of the Chloroflexota bacterium genome. Proteins encoded here:
- the pdxS gene encoding pyridoxal 5'-phosphate synthase lyase subunit PdxS; amino-acid sequence: METGTWTVKTGLAQMLKGGVIMDVVTPDHAKIAEEAGACAVMALERVPADIRAAGGVARMADPDVVLAIREAVTIPVMAKCRIGHFVEAQVLEALGVDFIDESEVLTPADEACHVWKHDFKVPFVCGCRDLGEALRRIAEGAAMIRTKGEAGTGNIVEAVRHMRAVMGGIQKLVNMREEELMAEAKAIGAPFELVLEVHRTGKLPVVNFAAGGVATPADAALMMQLGAEGVFVGSGIFKSSDPAAMAKAVVKATTHYRDAKIIAQVSRGLRGAMPGLDIKGIPKEELLATRGW